The Triplophysa dalaica isolate WHDGS20190420 chromosome 20, ASM1584641v1, whole genome shotgun sequence genome segment gaaacaattgtatagtataatgcaatctaagtcgctttggataaaagcgtctgcgaaATACATATATGTAAATGATAATAGAAACATTTAGCAAAATTCAAAATTATCCAGGTTTTGTTGCACATATGTACTTCACATATTATATGCCATGGTTTTTTTTAGGGTTTCAAATATGGCTGAACAATCATGGTTAAGAAGATAATTCCAATTATTTACGTTCATTAATCATGTTGAATCTATCAGTTTAGTACTTTACGCTTGACGTTACAATCTGCCGCTGTTACACTTCCGCAACACTTTGGTTGCCCACAGGTTAAAGCAGTTGATCCTGATCTGTTGAGTACAGAAACACTTGAACACTTACCTGTGCAGTGATGAGCTTCTTGCTCTTTGGTTGACTGCTGTCAGGGAACTCCTCTCCAAAGCACAGGTCCACCACATATCGCGGCTCGGGCCCCGTGCCCTGCCAGTGATTTTGTAACTCTGCAGAGAACGCATGTAGCCAAGATTGTGAGTGGCCATGGAAAATCACCCAAAAGAATTCCGCTATAAAACACAGACGCCCCTGCACTTCTGCACCTTGTGAAAAGACGTTCATATCTAGCAGCTTGCaggtcctctctctctctagcttgTTGGGTTTCTCTCTGTGTTCGGCCAGCGGACCGTCCCAGTACACCCGGCCCTGGCAGAAGCGTTTGATGAAGACGCCGTCGGGAGCAACCCACACCAGCACACCCTTCTCCAGGTGGGGCAGCAGACGGCTCATTGCCTCCGTGATGCCTGGGGACAGGGACACAATGTCCGGACCAGGGAAGAAGACTTTCTTGGCTTGACACGGCCCATAGATGCGCTCGTTTCCAAGTGGAGCACAGCCCTGCAGGATAAAGCAGCCGTCTGGAGATGCAGATACGGTGCTGTGCACCATTTCACCGTGATAAAACAGACGCACCTCCAGACGACagtctgcaaacacacacaacacaaatccAAATCCTGAATCACTGTCCAAATCACTTTTGGCCACCAGTATACACTAAATATAAACACTTTTAGGGCACATCATACGCTAGACTATACATCTAAATTCAAAACAATTATTCTGATGGACTGACTTCTGTGCATATGTACAACCAGATTTTTTTCTACCTCTGGAAGGACAATGAAGATTTACCAAAAAATGCCCCTTGCTTTTATCATGTAAACCAGTGGTGTCAAACTCAAGTCCTCTGCACAGTTTAGATCCGACTGTTTCTAGAGCTGAGGCCATGGGCGTCGCTAGCACTATTTATTGTCCCGATTGTTTGTAATTTAGCCCTAAATGTTTTGGCCTGGAAATATAATAATAGGAATTAAGTAACTGGACTTTCAAAATTGCCTGCTGACGCTGTATACACGATGCTGATTGATCTCCCACACACGTCgaatctgacacacacacagggatgcacatacacacaccacgTGACTGATTTCAACCTATCCCTAGAACATCACCATGTACAGTGCCTTGCGAATTCGTATTCGGGTGTATTCGGCCCCCTTGAACTTTGCGACCTTTTGCCACAATTCAGGCTTCAAACATAAAgatatgaaactgtaattttttgtgaaGAATCAACAACAAGTGGGACACAATCATGAAGTGGAACGAAATTTATTGGATATTTCaaaattttttaacaaataaaaaattgaaaaattggTCGTGCAAAATTATTCAGCCCCCTTAAGTTAACACTTTGTAGCGCCACCTTTTGCTGCGATTACAGCTGTAAGTCGCTTGTGGTAAGTCTCTATCAGTTTTGCACATCGAGAGACTGAAATTTTTTCCCATTCCTCCTTGCAAAACAGCTCGAGCTCAGTGAGGTTGGTTGGAGAGCATTTGTGaacagcagttttcagttctttCCACAGATTCTCGATTGGATTCAGGTCTGGACTTTGACTTGGCCATTCTAACACCTggatatgtttatttgtgaacCATTCCATTGTAgattttgctttatgttttggatcattgtcttgttggaagaCAAATCTCCGTCCCGGTCTCAGGTCTTTTGCAGACTCCATCAGGTTTTCTCCCAGAATGGTCCTGTATTTGGCTCCATCCATCTTCCCATCAATTTTAACCATCTTCCCTGTCCCTGCTGAAGAAAAGCAggcccaaaccatgatgctgccaccaccatgtttAACAGTGGGGATGGTGTGTTCAGGGTGATGAGCTGTGTTGCTTTTACGCCAAACATAACGTTTTGCATTGTTGCCAAAAAGTTCGATTTTGATTTCATCTGACCAGAGCACCTTCTTACACATGTTTGGTGTGTCTCCCAGGTGGCTTGTGGCAAACTTTAAACGACACTTTTTATGGATATCTTAATCAAATCCGGCTTTAAACTTCTCCAGAACAGTATCTCGGACCTGCCTGGTGTGTTCCTTGTTCTTCATGATGCTCTCTGCACTTTAAACGGACCTCTGAGACTATCACAGTGCAGGTGCATTTATACGGAGACTTGATTACACACAGGTGGATTCTATTTATCGTCATTTAGGTTAACATTGGATCATTCAGAGATCCTCACTGAACTTCTGGAGAGAGTTTGCTGCACTGAaagtaaagttttttatttgttaaaaaagtttgaaatatccAATAAATTTCGTTCCACTTCATGATTGTGTCCCACTTGTTGTTGATTCttcacaaaaaattacagtttcatatcTTTATGTTTGAAGCCTGAAATGTTGCAAAAGGTGTTGGTCTGAGCAgccagcaacagaacagttcgtaagctttgctacttttgccatggtgttgcgaaaacaacaatggcggcggcgcaatgggtggacacgttcagaacaagatgctgaaatattataataagaatggCTGCTTACGTCATTAATAGAGCGATTTCTGAAGCGCTCGTTTTCtcacaggcttgcagagatagggtctcataaaaaaagtgaatgatttgtcttttttcacgtttagggttagggttagggtgaGACCCGATTTTTGCGtttaaactagggatgcaccgatccgatactctggatcggaattggggccgatccggatgttttttgctggatcgggtatcggactgacgggttctcttcagtccgatccgttgcgatacccgtggaagttactctaaagcttcataaGGGACTatctatcaggaaattaccataaactgtgtcatgcactgtattcgttgtcatgtattttgataGCTTTGAAACCAatataacataattaaaaaactctgacctccgctggtgcggtcatctgtcaatctcaatccagcatgcgtgtgtccgggaacagtcaggacgttactctttccaaagtttttaatattcttcctaatcactagataatagattgtggttttgtttaaaatgcatttagccggagactgtactcgctgagtgtaacgttattagattcaagcactggaagcggtctatgttatgcgtcattcatacataactttaaactttaggatggattcaatgttctatgatttaaacacataacatatctcttttctctttgtgttataactgttttgaacttgggaagcaaagatccccgcgacatCAGGATCATCACTATCCGGGATgctcgtgagtgaagcgggtgcattaagcgcatcattctgcgtccaatgcgcatgactttaaataacgtagaagcgaatgtattaagcgcatcattttgtgtccaggatgtgcatgagcgagtttggagacttttatattgtgatagctttgtgcaataaacagagatttatttgttaaacattttgtaagtatctgtgcttaatgagaccacattttgttttgtatgtatttttaagttaaataaagcactaaataacatttaaaaaaatcatacttttaagtaaaaatacttaagtgaaggaaaatggtagattttaatgtactcatggatttaaagtaaaaaaaaaaaaaatgtatggactgtagtggagtaaatatgctgtgcttcatactgtaggaaagtattttttgtccaaagttctctgataaagtacatatattttaaaatgtacttgaaagtaaacattcttaactatccacctctggcaataaaagttaaaatattcaagtctactttgatcatgaaaaacaatgctagtatcggatcagaatcggtatcggccgatacacagaattcaggtatcggaatcggatcggaaaggaaaaagtaggatcggtgcatccctaagtttaaacatggaaaaagattttcatgaaatcacccctttaaagtgATATCAGCTCAGTCACACCAGCAGTTATTAGGTTTGTGTTTACTTAAAAATTTGCTtcaaaacctttcatttttaagtgttaGGTTAAGCATGATCAATTATAGTTATTAAGTAtttctattcatataaatacCTTTAGTACTTAAGTAATTAAAgttgtaaaaaacattacaaatatttacacaatctACAAACAAGGAAACTCCTTAAGGAACTGACTGTTAATTTCACGCATTATTATCGCACAGCTCATAAACATGAAAGCACTAACGCATTACAAACATTATCATATGCTTTTTTTGCACAAGTCAAGTCTAGACAATACTCTGTGATGATTCCACCAACAAGGAACAATACAGGAAAATATATGgataaaagaataataaagaaatgtgttcatGCAAAGCATATTTTCCTTGAGAAGAATAAATTTAAACgtatgtgattattttgtgtttgctaATAAACTATATTCCATAAAATAGTTCATGCAAAGCATATTTTCTAGGGGTGGGAGAAAACATTATTCACATATGAATCTCAATTCAGTCTTCTAGTGATTCAAATCGATTCacaaattgaaaaaacattgattttaaatgttataagtaaatataatattgtgATGTCATCGGAACAAAAAAGGCATCCGGTCCAGTTAGAAAGCGCACACCTTACGCAGAGATAACGGAGCATAAACGAGCCGTAGAGAAAACCAGCCCTGTTGTACTAAACTTCGATTTATACACTTGTTTATATGTCTGACTACAGAAAATGGGAATGATAATGGCTTTATTGGGCActcagttgtattaaaatacaatatgtgaCAGTTCAAAGCGAAAGTGCCAACACTAGTTTGACTGTGAGCGCAAATGCGACGTAATGACGTTTTCTGTGTGCTAATTAGTATGTCCAGAATCGATACTGAATCGATCATAAGGtaccaaacatttacatttaggcatttggcagacgcttttatccaaagcgactaacattgctttGTCCTATagattttacataggtatttgcagtcccctgggatcgaagcCACAACCtcgcattgttaacgcaatgctcttaccactgagctacaggaaagctattccCAACCCAGATATTCTCCTGGAACGAATACCACTTACAACCTAATCTAAACTCCCTACATTAGCCCCAATGTTTTAGGCTCAGCCCCTGATGGTTTTGTATCCTTGATACGCCCCTGGCTGAGGCCCTCCAGGAATTGAGTTTGACACCCCTGATGTAAACTGTATCATGCAAATATTTGAAAGTGTGTGAATCTGAACAGCGACAAGATGGCTTGTTCTCTCACCAGACAAGGGCACTTGAGATAGATATGTTGAAGGAACACACTGAGAATGGCCTTTGGAGTCTATTCCGGGCGTACAGGCATACGACAGGCCGTTGGCTGTTCtctctgcacacacacacacacacacacaaagtaaaaGTGAAACGTTTGCCTTGCGTGGCTATGTGATTTTTACACGTTATACACATTAGTGTGTGACCTCAAAGAAAGACTAACCCGACCATTCTCTGTTTGACTCGCCCAGTGAGCTGACCTGCTGAAGGTGAGGAATAAAGCAAAAGAATCATGAACAGAAAACACCTTCAGCTTCTGAAATGTGTCCAAGGTGCGAAAGTGAAACTGAATGAAGAGTGAACTTGGGGATTTCCACAAGACTTGTCATGTGACTGTACCTGCATCAGCAGATGTGTTTGTCTCAGAGCCCCGTCCTCTATTACCTCCTCATCTACACACATTTCTAAAGTAGGGAAAGATCAAGCTCATATTGACTTAAcaagttaaatgtttaaaatccaAACAAGTGtttgcaaaaaacaacatttagcAATGTACTTTTGAATATAATGTTTACTTCCCAACTAACTCATTTTTTTGTCGGATGTGTATTCTAAGGCAACAGAGGCTTAAAACTGAAATGTGCATACATGTGTTCAGATGAATTTAAAGCTCTACCTGCCCCTCGTCCAGTGTCGTCCAGGATCCGGTAAACCTTGAAGGGTTCAGAGATGTCCAGCTGACTGCGTTCTGGAACCTCCTTGAAATCTGTGCTCTTGTTGAGGGCACAACGCAAACGGGTTTTCCACGTGGAAGGATCTGCTTTGTCCTTGCCCTCCTGAAATTTACCTTTGTACATGGCCCATGCCTGAGACACAGTTCAATAGTTTAATGAATGTGCAATCAGCTAGTGATGGAACATctggacagagagagatagagaaatagagagatagagaaatagagagagagagagagagagagagagagagagagatgcaccTTAAAGAGCGCCGCGTCTTGGTTCTGTCTGTAGTCCTGTTTGGCAGCATGCTTCCAGGGAATTTTGAACATGCTCTTCTCATGGTTTTCCCAGCTCAGTCCGGGGTATTTCCCACTGTCTATCTGAGCTATGAGCCATTCTCTCAGTCTCATGTGTTTGGACAGGTCTTCCATCGCTCTAAAACACCGTCGGATGACATAAATTCACATATACCGCAGCACAGGGTAGAAGAAATGAAAGCTTAGACCAACTCGCAGCCGAATGTCATCACGTTTAAAAGCGAAAGTAAAGTATGAATCGAAACACTTTCGGTTTCCTGTTGAAAGCGTCGTGTTGTCGTCGTcgattgtgtttgtgtcagttcACGACTCATGTGCTGCATTACACAAAGTGCTCCGGGGATTTCCACTGCTCAACATGCTTGCCTTAGCAGGCACTGAATAATAATAGGAAATAGGAAATGCAGAAATCGTGAAGGTATCGTTTCATATATTACACGGCTCTGTGTGGAATATGTCGGGACATAGCTACTAAAACCCTTAACGCGAAAAACGCGTAACGTGGCTTAACGTTCCCAAAAGATGACCAGTGAAACCTTCCTAGCTGCTGTCAAAAGACTGAGTTCTTCTTTTACAGATAAAGTGAATGATTGTACGTTAAGCGTTTTCTCCATAGAAGTTCATTATACGTGGCTTATTGCAAGAAGTGAtattaaaagaagaaatttaCTCGAGCTGAGTTTCATTGCCAAATAAAACCATCATAAGAAAACGACTGAACCTGGCTTTAAGCAGTGACAAACTTATGTTTTGtatgaaaagattttttaataattagatTTTACCTGGTCACTGTTAATTGCGTTATGTTAAGCCACGTTAAGCTGTTTATAATGGACTTCTATGGGGGAGAAAACGCTAAACGTACAATTATTCACgtcatctctgtgatttggtgggctcatatatcatttttcaaggttttatccgccgtttgtgaataatggaggctgtttttgtgtgttttggcatcatttcgggtgctgggtgatatacATAAGTTAACGGGAGTCTCacgtttgtttatttctcatgGAAACTCGATCACtcggtctcaaatgctgacagttATATATCATTacacaccatacaactataggctgtaaaaactataaaatactaagaaataagtcagtaaattcgAGTGAAATCACAGGCTTCTTTTATCCCGTACGAATGCGCTGCATTAAATACAGATGTTAGGAGGTCATAAAGATGTTAGGAGGTCCCCAGACAATACTAATCCTGTTCCAATAGggatttacaaataaatgtaagtacTGATTTACTAGAAATGACTACCAGATCCACATGTTATCATCCATGGCGGTATACTGCTATATAAATATTTGgatgatatatatatatctgcacttgctaattgcacttctggttagacctaaactacatttcgttacactgtacctgtatatgtgtaatgacaataaagttgaatctaaaaaaaaaaaaaaatatatatatatatatatatatataataaatatataaatataaatatatatatagatgcATATGTCCCTTTCATAGAGTAACTAGGCTATGTTTTGTGGGtaaaatgtagaaatgtttttttaaccctAGTAAAACCATtgttaattttcgtaagggcttgaatgcattaaaatgatGATGACTCAAACAAACCAGCAGATAGAGACATTTCACTGCCAATAATTCCCCCCACTCATGAAGCACGTGACCTAATAGTCTATTTGATGACATATGTTTAAACTCATATTGAaaacttcaaaaacattttatttgaccGATTTGACAAATCAGGATCTCTTCTGAAACATTTATGGAGACATTTGTAAACTTGCTGACtctttttttaagataaatatcTGATAAGAATAGGTAATGGATGATGGGGAAGAATATGACGAATAGGTAACAGATGTCATTTTAGCACTCAGAAGTTTGCTTGTGGAAGCCCCATTTGTGCCCTCATGCAGTCTTAAATTCATACTTAGAatgacagtacacccaaaaattacaatttttttatcatttactcgctgaaaaaacgtttttgttttgAACTGGATTTGGATTTGTTGAACAGCTACAGAATGCCCGATCAAAAACATTGTCTAACACCAGAGTATAGTTGTTGGCCTTGACTGTAAAGATGTTTGTGCAGTAGCGGCTGGTGTTAAAAATTTGGGGCCCGAACAGCAGGACTGTAAATAGCCATTTTATCAGGTAAAGATGTATCATTACTGCTTAtctaaaatattgaaaatgtggCCTAGAATGGCCTGACCCTGACTCCCACAGAGCGCCTGagatcaagtcaaatttaaatttgTGGTTAAGGCAAATCTTTAATTCAGTGAGATTGTTATTCGCGTCGGGCAGTGGAGAATCCAACAGACATCTGGATTTACGGCAGCGCGCCTCCCTCCCGCAGGGAGGTCACTTAGGCCCTGCGAACTTCAAACACCTGGGCTAGACCCGAAACTCCAACCTTAAACAACGCTTTCCTGTACCTTGGCGTTAACAGCAACAAGGTCGTGGGTCTGATCCCAGAGATTCcatatacttagaaacaaatgtataggataatgcaatgtaagtcgttttggagaaaagcatctgccaaatgcataaatgtaaatgggtTAGCTTTTAAGGAGGGTTTGCAACAGGTGATTTACTGGAATATCAGCTCTGAATAGGGAGGTACTAGGTTTGGAAGAAGGTCCGCCTCTGGTGCCAGCTGCCTGAATTTCTGGAAGGCAAAACGAGAGAGAAGTCAACTATTTGGATCTTCGGACCCGAGAATGTGCTTTGCTGCTATGATCGTTCGATTGCCAGCTGAAATCCAAATCAGGTGTCTTAGCAATGGGGTTAGTGCAACGGAAGGAGAATGGCCTTGCTGGCTCCTATTGTGTTGGTCTCTTTTTGACACACTAAATGAAGAACCGATACCACATTCCGCTTATGTCATTTATTGTCCGTTGTCCAACTTAAATCATTaactaataaatgaaataaagtaaagaaaattATACATCTGGAATCACATCCAAATGCAACTAACAGCGCTTGCCTCTAtgattgatgcatttgctgcgGTCAAAAATTTGTCAAAAACTTGCACACCTTTAAAACCTAAGCACCCTCCATTGGTGGAAACTAAAATTACAACAAAGAATGGCTCCCACAGGAACCGAATGAGTAAAGGATTTTGCAAGTTATATGGTGGCTCGCTATGATGTTGTAGAGCAAATACCTGCAAGTTCGAGTTGAAAATGTGAGATGTGAATTTCAGCTGGTCGTCAAACATTATCCCCAGGACTTGGTGGATGTTATAGTTAAGGATCAGAGCTGAACGGTTAGGTGGTATTCAGTTTTTCGGGTGGGTTGGTATAACATTTACAGTTATGTATTTGgctgacacttttatccaaagtgacttccaCTGCGTAATCctattcatttgtttctaaagATGTGCAATCCCCTAGGGGAAAAAGGACAGATGACAAGGATCTAACCCTTGCCTGCTGTAGGTTTCCGACAAGAACCTTTATTAATGCAAAGTACCACAGCACTTGTTAAAAGATCTTACTGGTCCATACCTGCCTATGACGTATCACTTTGCAATTTACTGTTTTGAAACACGTACTTCAGACCTAGTCATGCTGAGGCGTTCCCCTTGAGTTGCCATGGTGACACAGCATCttgttcccttctcagggaaccagGGACATTCTATGTTGCTGAATGGAATTGTTTACAATATTAACATAACTGAACTAAATCCATTTTAAACAAGCCAAGCTTTTTAGAAGATTAATGAAAAAAGTCAAGTATCtcatctgtttaaaaataatgaagcaTTTCAATTCAGACCATTAAAATCCTTTGGCCAAAAATATTCAGTGCATGTATGCTGAGTCACTCTTACTGTAACTTAATAGGCCATTTACAGGAAGGGGCGGGGCCTGAGAGAGACGTACTCTACTGTGTGTACAGGCAAGATTTACAACTAAACATAATGTTAAAAGAAGTAATGACAGAAAAGATTTCCCTCATTGCCACAAATGCCAATATTGACCTCC includes the following:
- the irf10 gene encoding interferon regulatory factor 10 isoform X1; the encoded protein is MEDLSKHMRLREWLIAQIDSGKYPGLSWENHEKSMFKIPWKHAAKQDYRQNQDAALFKAWAMYKGKFQEGKDKADPSTWKTRLRCALNKSTDFKEVPERSQLDISEPFKVYRILDDTGRGAEMCVDEEVIEDGALRQTHLLMQQVSSLGESNREWSERTANGLSYACTPGIDSKGHSQCVPSTYLSQVPLSDCRLEVRLFYHGEMVHSTVSASPDGCFILQGCAPLGNERIYGPCQAKKVFFPGPDIVSLSPGITEAMSRLLPHLEKGVLVWVAPDGVFIKRFCQGRVYWDGPLAEHREKPNKLERERTCKLLDMNVFSQELQNHWQGTGPEPRYVVDLCFGEEFPDSSQPKSKKLITAQVIPLFAVECIERHDPSKSVEMKPSPSQRSCMQSHA
- the irf10 gene encoding interferon regulatory factor 10 isoform X2; the protein is MEDLSKHMRLREWLIAQIDSGKYPGLSWENHEKSMFKIPWKHAAKQDYRQNQDAALFKAWAMYKGKFQEGKDKADPSTWKTRLRCALNKSTDFKEVPERSQLDISEPFKVYRILDDTGRGAEMCVDEEVIEDGALRQTHLLMQVSSLGESNREWSERTANGLSYACTPGIDSKGHSQCVPSTYLSQVPLSDCRLEVRLFYHGEMVHSTVSASPDGCFILQGCAPLGNERIYGPCQAKKVFFPGPDIVSLSPGITEAMSRLLPHLEKGVLVWVAPDGVFIKRFCQGRVYWDGPLAEHREKPNKLERERTCKLLDMNVFSQELQNHWQGTGPEPRYVVDLCFGEEFPDSSQPKSKKLITAQVIPLFAVECIERHDPSKSVEMKPSPSQRSCMQSHA